One region of Catenuloplanes indicus genomic DNA includes:
- a CDS encoding FAD-binding and (Fe-S)-binding domain-containing protein, with product MTDVVAALERAGLEVRADAGTRGMYASDASLYRIPPLAVVRPRHSDEVAAALEVARATGVPLTSRGAGTSVAGNAVGRGIVLDFSRHLNRVLSVDPEARTAVVEPGTVHAVLQKGVTPHGVRFGPDPSTHPRCTIGGMIGNNACGSRSLAYGRTSDNVAGLELLTATGHKLVTGYDASGAFARGADAVLGAVRQTIGRHLATARTEFDRFGRQVSGYAVQHLLPERFDLTRALVGSEGTLAVITQATVKLVVDAPVRVVVVLGFPDIVAAGEASPAVVAHGPTSCEGLDSRLLDVLRARRGPDAVPPLPSGAAWLFVELAGDDAGEVESRARKLAADGIGASSLVVTDPATQARLWRIREDGAGLAGRAPSDRPAWPGWEDAAVPPEKLGAYLARFDELVASYDMTSAPFGHFGDGCMHVRLDLPLDQPGGTKIMREFLTDAAKLVGEFGGSLSGEHGDGRARSELLPHMYSADAIALFAGVKAAFDPDNLLNPGVLVDPDPIDADVRPAGRFPLKQLAMAYPHDDGDLGQAVHRCTGVGKCRADNSAAGGVMCPSYLATREEKDSTRGRARVLQEVVRGELAWSHPSVHDAMDLCLSCKGCASDCPTGIDMATYKSEVLHQTYRGKIRPRSHYTLGKLPFWARLAGWVPRLANLGVRLPGVGKLALWLAGVDGRRSVPAFARKPFRRTFRPETTARTPVVLFADSFSDAFSPEVADATVRVLRAAGYEPRLPSGSVCCGLTWITTGQLDSAKKILARTVAALAPDARAGVPIVGIEPSCTAVLRSDVRELLPGDADAAAVAGAVRTLAELLSQTPGWTPPDLSGTTVVAQPHCHHHAVLGWKSDADLLASTGATVTRLAGCCGLAGNFGVEIGHYEVSVAVAEQNLLPALDAAPDAVVLADGFSCRTQVADLRDRPAVHLAQLLDR from the coding sequence ATGACTGATGTAGTGGCGGCGCTGGAGCGGGCCGGGCTCGAGGTGCGTGCCGACGCCGGCACGCGTGGCATGTACGCGTCCGACGCCTCGCTCTACCGCATCCCGCCGCTGGCCGTGGTCCGCCCGCGGCACTCCGACGAGGTCGCGGCCGCGCTCGAGGTGGCCCGCGCGACCGGCGTGCCGCTGACCAGCCGCGGCGCCGGCACGTCCGTCGCCGGGAACGCGGTCGGCCGCGGCATCGTGCTCGACTTCTCCCGGCACCTCAACCGGGTGCTCAGCGTCGACCCGGAGGCGCGGACCGCGGTGGTCGAGCCCGGCACCGTGCACGCGGTCCTGCAGAAGGGCGTGACGCCGCACGGCGTGCGCTTCGGCCCGGACCCGTCGACGCACCCGCGCTGCACGATCGGCGGCATGATCGGCAACAACGCGTGCGGCTCCCGGTCACTCGCCTACGGCCGCACCTCCGACAACGTGGCCGGCCTCGAGCTGCTGACCGCCACCGGTCACAAACTGGTCACCGGGTACGACGCGAGCGGCGCGTTCGCCCGCGGTGCCGATGCGGTGCTCGGCGCGGTGCGGCAGACCATCGGCCGGCACCTCGCCACCGCGCGCACCGAGTTCGACCGGTTCGGCCGGCAGGTCTCCGGCTACGCGGTGCAGCACCTGCTGCCGGAGCGCTTCGACCTGACCCGCGCGCTGGTCGGCTCCGAGGGCACGCTCGCCGTGATCACGCAGGCGACCGTCAAGCTGGTCGTGGACGCGCCGGTCCGGGTGGTGGTCGTGCTCGGCTTCCCGGACATCGTCGCGGCCGGTGAGGCCTCCCCCGCCGTGGTCGCGCACGGCCCGACCTCCTGCGAGGGCCTCGACTCCCGCCTGCTGGACGTGCTGCGCGCCCGCCGCGGCCCGGACGCGGTGCCCCCGCTGCCGTCCGGTGCCGCCTGGCTGTTCGTCGAGCTGGCCGGCGACGACGCCGGCGAGGTCGAGTCGCGCGCCCGGAAGCTGGCGGCCGACGGCATCGGCGCGTCCAGCCTGGTCGTCACGGACCCGGCGACCCAGGCCCGGCTGTGGCGGATCCGGGAGGACGGCGCCGGTCTGGCCGGGCGCGCCCCGTCGGACCGGCCGGCCTGGCCCGGCTGGGAGGACGCGGCCGTGCCGCCGGAGAAGCTCGGCGCGTACCTGGCCCGGTTCGACGAGCTGGTCGCGTCGTACGACATGACGAGCGCGCCGTTCGGGCACTTCGGCGACGGCTGCATGCACGTGCGCCTGGACCTGCCGCTGGACCAGCCCGGCGGCACGAAGATCATGCGGGAGTTCCTGACCGACGCCGCGAAGCTGGTCGGCGAGTTCGGCGGGTCGCTGTCCGGCGAGCACGGCGACGGCCGGGCCCGCTCCGAGCTGCTGCCGCACATGTACTCCGCGGACGCGATCGCGCTGTTCGCCGGCGTGAAGGCCGCGTTCGACCCGGACAACCTGCTCAACCCGGGCGTGCTGGTCGACCCGGACCCGATCGACGCGGACGTGCGCCCGGCCGGCCGGTTCCCGCTGAAGCAGCTCGCCATGGCGTACCCGCACGACGACGGTGACCTGGGCCAGGCCGTGCACCGCTGCACCGGCGTCGGCAAGTGCCGCGCGGACAACTCCGCGGCCGGTGGCGTGATGTGCCCGTCCTACCTGGCCACCCGCGAGGAGAAGGACTCCACCCGCGGCCGGGCCCGGGTGCTGCAGGAGGTGGTGCGCGGCGAGCTGGCCTGGTCGCACCCGTCCGTGCACGACGCGATGGACCTGTGCCTGTCCTGCAAGGGCTGCGCGTCGGACTGCCCGACCGGCATCGACATGGCCACCTACAAGTCCGAGGTGCTGCACCAGACGTACCGGGGGAAGATCCGGCCACGGTCCCACTACACGCTCGGCAAGCTGCCGTTCTGGGCGCGGCTGGCCGGGTGGGTGCCACGGCTGGCGAACCTCGGCGTGCGCCTGCCCGGCGTCGGCAAGCTCGCGCTGTGGCTGGCCGGGGTGGACGGCCGCCGGTCCGTGCCCGCGTTCGCCCGCAAGCCGTTCCGGCGCACGTTCCGGCCGGAGACGACCGCGCGGACGCCGGTCGTGCTGTTCGCGGACTCGTTCTCGGACGCGTTCTCCCCCGAGGTCGCGGACGCCACGGTCCGGGTGCTGCGCGCCGCCGGGTACGAGCCGCGGCTGCCGTCCGGGTCCGTGTGCTGCGGCCTGACCTGGATCACCACCGGCCAGCTCGACTCGGCGAAGAAGATCCTCGCCCGTACCGTGGCGGCTCTTGCCCCGGATGCCCGCGCCGGGGTGCCGATCGTCGGCATCGAGCCGTCCTGCACCGCCGTGCTCCGCTCCGACGTGCGCGAACTGCTGCCCGGCGACGCGGACGCGGCGGCCGTGGCCGGTGCCGTGCGCACACTGGCCGAGCTGCTGTCGCAGACCCCCGGCTGGACGCCGCCGGACCTGTCCGGCACCACCGTGGTCGCGCAGCCGCACTGCCACCACCACGCGGTCCTCGGCTGGAAGAGCGACGCGGACCTGCTCGCCTCGACCGGCGCCACGGTCACCCGGCTGGCCGGCTGCTGCGGCCTGGCCGGCAACTTCGGCGTCGAGATCGGCCACTACGAGGTGTCCGTCGCGGTCGCGGAGCAGAACCTGCTGCCCGCGCTGGACGCCGCCCCGGACGCGGTGGTCCTGGCCGACGGCTTCTCCTGCCGCACCCAGGTCGCCGACCTGCGCGACCGCCCGGCCGTGCACCTGGCGCAGCTGCTGGACCGCTGA